Proteins encoded by one window of Desulfovibrio ferrophilus:
- a CDS encoding DUF523 domain-containing protein: MTDNPLKNNKRYLVSACLAGVNCRYDGQSTPVETVLELLRQGRALPVCPEQLGGLPTPRACCELQQGRVMNTEGQNLTEAFTRGAAEALRLSQLFGATHAILKSRSPSCGYTQIYDGSFSGALIPGNGIFAELLLKHEYLMLTELDVEDES, translated from the coding sequence ATGACCGACAATCCCCTGAAGAATAACAAGCGCTACCTCGTCAGCGCCTGTCTGGCCGGGGTGAACTGCCGCTACGACGGACAATCCACGCCCGTTGAGACTGTTCTGGAACTCCTGCGCCAGGGGCGCGCCCTGCCCGTGTGCCCGGAACAACTGGGAGGGCTTCCCACCCCACGAGCCTGCTGTGAACTGCAACAGGGACGCGTAATGAACACAGAAGGCCAGAACCTGACGGAAGCCTTTACCCGCGGTGCTGCCGAGGCCCTCCGCCTATCGCAATTGTTCGGCGCCACCCATGCCATTCTCAAGTCCCGCTCCCCATCCTGCGGTTACACTCAGATCTATGACGGTTCATTCAGCGGCGCATTGATCCCCGGCAACGGAATCTTCGCCGAGTTGCTGCTCAAGCATGAATATCTAATGCTCACTGAATTGGATGTGGAGGATGAGTCATGA
- a CDS encoding PPC domain-containing DNA-binding protein, which translates to MQASEGKMGRVFVLRLEDGDRVPDCIEQFARDKNIARGVVIMIGGIGGGTLVVGPEDGAAATITPILHTLEGVHEVAAMGTLFPNEAGVASLHMHATMGRGDTARTGCVRQGVDIWKIGEVVIQEIIGSMRRVTDPTFGFEILDVVPQ; encoded by the coding sequence ATGCAGGCATCAGAAGGAAAAATGGGCAGGGTATTCGTACTCCGCCTTGAAGACGGCGACCGCGTTCCTGACTGCATTGAGCAGTTCGCAAGAGACAAGAATATTGCCCGAGGCGTGGTGATCATGATCGGCGGCATTGGCGGCGGCACACTGGTCGTCGGCCCCGAGGACGGCGCGGCAGCGACCATCACCCCCATACTGCATACACTTGAAGGAGTACATGAAGTGGCGGCAATGGGCACACTGTTCCCCAATGAAGCAGGCGTCGCCAGCCTACATATGCATGCAACCATGGGGCGTGGGGACACGGCACGCACGGGCTGCGTCCGGCAAGGTGTGGATATCTGGAAAATTGGTGAAGTCGTGATTCAGGAGATTATTGGCTCCATGCGTCGCGTCACGGACCCCACTTTCGGATTCGAAATCCTCGATGTTGTCCCCCAGTAG
- a CDS encoding PD-(D/E)XK nuclease family protein, translated as MTTPFTLIDWRSDCIGALIDLLLERTGGDMRDTLVIFPHQRPRRHLMERLGRDPRFSKPLFLPNMVSVNEWLPGLRRIIDPRPLITAGPLDRAGLLYGVVENLRREGRGLLGNLPLEREHFFPWGRLLADLMEELARHGITPANLSHMTSEVQELPAALLEQLGDISAGYEAALAERGWTTPGLDARAVMTHADKAATQEQQRTVFIVGFYALTGAEEAIFKALWQQGAEIILHTDPALAERPAQTHWACAEHVRWLRLWDTEIQHFGPDMGTRRPTLRFFEGFDLHSQLSRLSDELDVSERSDTAVVIPDTSCLMPVLHHLPEKDVNISMGYPLSRSSLFRLIETVLRLQETAAEPGRYYWREVIALIRHPYVKMLEPLPGVPVRGMLRELERFVRRGGKYLDPREWEPDWESLPEGALPPGVSPEHAMEAVRSVLNGCLDAFESASTLAELGQALLTLARTLVPEHGVENWHRFPIDAECLFRLSSAVVPAITDSSISHDRYGRSVLFSILRQLLEAERVPFEAEPLTGLQVMGMLESRLLRFSRVMVLDATEDKLPGTPAYDPLLPDPLRSLLGLPDGRHRSLVAAYNFHRLIAGADEACIFYQSGADGAGPGAGKAVRSRFVEQLLWDEEKRRGQVVQPDGKLLTSITLPVAGIPEVQYGIDKTETIQNKLDHVLRTTDLSATFLDSYLHCPARFFHERLTPLREPDEVSEAGDPAGLGQLVHAVLNEFFHPYLNQRMDISSLDPRPLQDLFSERLENEEFFRQMPYDMRRGLVASGRQRLARFIDESGDTTILALEKRHQANLDMDGTLLTVHGFFDRVDQRPEGHVILDYKTGAVMPPAQSLWSDTEFWQEILAWRAGDADPLPLLAKRLNSVQLPLYSWLFLQDKGAAPHNAAWVELRDNGQERSLFGPKVGEETRETAVCEYAPAMVRFVVRHMLSCSRFEAMPGPRCTYCSYAFGCEEKSR; from the coding sequence ATGACTACGCCCTTCACCCTCATCGACTGGCGTAGCGACTGCATCGGAGCCCTGATCGACCTGCTTCTGGAACGCACGGGTGGCGACATGCGCGACACGTTGGTCATCTTCCCGCACCAGCGACCACGCCGCCACCTCATGGAACGTCTGGGCCGCGACCCGCGTTTTTCCAAACCCCTATTCCTGCCGAACATGGTCTCCGTCAATGAATGGCTGCCCGGCCTGCGGCGAATTATTGATCCTCGTCCCCTGATCACTGCTGGACCTTTGGACCGTGCCGGTCTGCTGTACGGTGTTGTCGAAAATCTCCGGCGTGAAGGTCGGGGTCTGCTGGGTAATCTACCTCTGGAGCGTGAACATTTCTTCCCGTGGGGGCGGCTGCTGGCTGACCTTATGGAAGAACTGGCGCGGCACGGAATCACCCCTGCCAACCTGAGCCACATGACCAGTGAGGTGCAGGAACTCCCTGCTGCCCTGCTGGAACAATTGGGCGACATCAGCGCCGGATACGAAGCAGCCCTGGCAGAGAGAGGATGGACCACCCCCGGACTTGATGCCCGCGCAGTCATGACGCACGCCGACAAGGCCGCTACGCAGGAGCAGCAACGCACAGTCTTCATCGTTGGTTTCTATGCTCTGACCGGTGCAGAGGAAGCCATTTTCAAAGCCTTATGGCAGCAAGGGGCGGAGATCATCCTGCACACGGACCCGGCTCTGGCCGAGCGGCCTGCACAGACCCACTGGGCCTGCGCCGAGCATGTCCGCTGGTTACGCTTGTGGGATACGGAGATACAACACTTCGGGCCAGATATGGGCACCCGACGGCCGACTCTGCGATTTTTCGAAGGCTTCGACCTGCACTCCCAACTCTCACGACTCTCGGACGAGTTGGACGTCTCTGAGCGCTCGGACACCGCTGTGGTCATCCCCGACACGTCCTGCCTGATGCCCGTACTCCATCATTTGCCCGAGAAAGATGTCAATATTTCAATGGGTTATCCTCTCTCCCGCTCAAGCCTGTTCCGACTCATCGAGACGGTGCTGCGGCTTCAGGAAACCGCCGCCGAACCGGGCCGCTACTACTGGCGTGAGGTCATCGCCCTGATCCGCCATCCCTACGTCAAAATGCTGGAACCACTGCCCGGAGTGCCCGTGCGGGGCATGTTGCGCGAGCTGGAACGCTTTGTCCGCCGTGGCGGAAAATATCTGGATCCACGCGAATGGGAACCGGATTGGGAATCCCTGCCCGAAGGAGCTTTGCCGCCGGGAGTTTCCCCGGAGCACGCCATGGAAGCCGTGCGCAGCGTCCTTAATGGTTGCCTTGACGCTTTCGAGAGCGCCAGCACTTTGGCAGAACTGGGTCAGGCCCTGCTCACACTGGCCCGGACGCTGGTCCCCGAGCATGGAGTGGAAAACTGGCACCGTTTCCCCATTGACGCAGAGTGCCTGTTCCGCCTGTCCTCCGCCGTGGTCCCTGCTATTACTGACAGCAGCATCAGCCACGACAGGTATGGCCGTTCGGTACTCTTTTCCATTTTGCGCCAATTGCTCGAAGCCGAACGCGTGCCCTTTGAGGCCGAACCCCTCACCGGTCTGCAGGTGATGGGGATGCTGGAATCGCGCCTGCTGCGTTTTTCGCGGGTCATGGTGCTGGACGCCACCGAGGACAAACTCCCCGGCACTCCCGCCTACGATCCGTTGTTGCCTGATCCGTTGCGCAGTCTGTTGGGCCTGCCTGATGGACGACACCGCAGTCTGGTGGCAGCCTACAATTTCCACCGCCTCATCGCTGGCGCTGACGAAGCCTGCATCTTCTACCAATCCGGTGCGGATGGAGCAGGCCCGGGTGCGGGCAAGGCCGTACGCAGCCGATTCGTGGAGCAACTTCTCTGGGACGAGGAAAAACGAAGAGGCCAGGTCGTCCAACCGGATGGCAAGCTGCTGACATCCATCACCCTTCCTGTGGCAGGCATTCCCGAAGTGCAGTATGGCATCGACAAGACAGAGACCATCCAGAACAAGCTGGACCACGTCCTGCGGACCACCGACCTTTCGGCCACGTTCCTGGACAGCTATCTGCACTGTCCGGCGCGTTTCTTCCATGAACGTCTGACCCCTTTACGCGAGCCCGACGAAGTCAGTGAAGCTGGCGATCCCGCAGGATTGGGGCAACTGGTCCATGCGGTACTCAACGAATTCTTCCACCCGTATCTGAACCAGCGCATGGACATCTCCAGCCTCGACCCCCGCCCTCTCCAGGACCTGTTTTCGGAACGGCTGGAAAATGAAGAATTCTTCCGCCAGATGCCCTATGACATGCGCCGTGGACTTGTGGCATCGGGAAGGCAACGGCTGGCGAGATTCATCGACGAATCGGGCGACACCACCATTCTGGCTCTGGAAAAGCGCCATCAGGCGAACCTGGACATGGATGGCACCCTGCTAACGGTGCACGGATTTTTCGATCGGGTTGACCAGCGCCCCGAAGGACACGTCATTCTGGATTACAAGACAGGGGCAGTCATGCCACCGGCCCAGTCCCTGTGGTCAGACACTGAATTCTGGCAGGAAATTCTAGCTTGGCGGGCGGGTGACGCCGATCCGTTGCCCCTGCTGGCTAAGCGGCTGAACAGTGTCCAGCTTCCCCTCTATTCCTGGCTGTTCCTTCAGGACAAAGGCGCGGCCCCGCACAACGCAGCCTGGGTTGAACTACGCGACAACGGCCAGGAACGTTCGCTATTCGGGCCCAAAGTTGGTGAAGAGACCAGAGAGACTGCGGTGTGCGAATACGCCCCGGCCATGGTGCGCTTTGTCGTTCGCCACATGCTCAGCTGCTCGCGCTTTGAAGCCATGCCGGGACCTCGGTGCACATACTGTTCGTATGCCTTCGGCTGCGAAGAGAAATCGAGATAA
- the dprA gene encoding DNA-processing protein DprA, with the protein MDSARLKEFRAALAIKHTPYIGPRTWAKLLAAYGGAAHAYDRASRWRMDKVVSVKGCEAFKAGAYKAAARAEFDVATKQSCSLVLWTDPEYSRRLRQIPDPPLFLYCIGRKDLLAGPSVAVVGSRNCTGRGLAVASRICSGLAEAGVTVVSGMAWGIDRQAHLAGLSGAGSSIAVLGTGLDRVYPPENTDLFERLCQSGLVVTEFAPGTVPEARNFPYRNRIVSGLSLGVVVVEAAMKSGSRITARLGLEQGRDVYAVQGPEGSSTFEGCNDLVEQGAQPVTSAGEVILDLAVLIKADAEQLTPEPRAVSVTQHIPFEHEAMHPTGKGSDTPMPEPPAISPVVASCSAGSPMDECDPVDPDQRAIIEVLSGAERVHIDELTRTLGWDQGRTGRTLTLLEVVGTVRQWPGMCYSLS; encoded by the coding sequence ATGGACTCCGCGCGTCTCAAGGAATTTCGCGCCGCCCTGGCGATCAAGCACACTCCGTATATTGGGCCCCGTACCTGGGCCAAGCTCCTTGCGGCCTATGGCGGGGCGGCTCATGCCTATGACAGAGCATCGCGCTGGCGGATGGACAAGGTCGTCTCCGTAAAGGGCTGTGAGGCTTTTAAAGCCGGAGCCTACAAGGCCGCTGCTCGTGCCGAATTCGATGTCGCCACCAAGCAATCCTGTTCCCTCGTATTATGGACTGATCCCGAGTATTCCAGGCGTTTGCGCCAGATACCGGACCCCCCTCTGTTTCTGTACTGCATCGGGCGCAAGGATTTGCTGGCCGGTCCTTCCGTGGCTGTCGTGGGATCGCGTAACTGCACGGGGCGAGGGCTGGCCGTGGCCTCGCGCATCTGTTCCGGGCTTGCCGAAGCAGGGGTAACGGTCGTTTCGGGCATGGCCTGGGGCATTGATCGTCAGGCCCATCTCGCAGGGTTGTCCGGTGCCGGATCATCCATCGCCGTGTTGGGGACGGGGCTGGATCGGGTCTATCCACCTGAGAATACAGACCTCTTCGAACGGCTGTGTCAATCTGGATTGGTGGTTACCGAATTTGCTCCGGGCACCGTGCCTGAAGCCAGGAATTTTCCGTATCGTAATCGGATTGTCTCGGGCCTGTCTTTGGGGGTTGTGGTGGTGGAAGCCGCCATGAAGAGCGGAAGCCGCATCACCGCCCGGCTGGGGCTGGAGCAGGGGCGTGATGTCTATGCCGTGCAAGGGCCCGAGGGAAGTTCCACCTTTGAAGGCTGTAATGATCTTGTGGAACAGGGGGCGCAACCCGTGACCAGTGCGGGAGAAGTCATCCTTGATTTGGCTGTGCTGATCAAGGCCGATGCCGAGCAACTCACGCCCGAACCCCGGGCCGTTTCAGTTACCCAACATATCCCTTTTGAGCATGAAGCCATGCACCCTACAGGCAAAGGTTCAGACACACCCATGCCTGAGCCTCCGGCCATAAGCCCGGTCGTTGCTTCCTGTTCTGCCGGATCTCCAATGGATGAGTGCGATCCCGTGGACCCTGATCAGCGGGCCATTATCGAAGTGCTTTCGGGGGCGGAGCGGGTGCATATTGACGAATTGACTCGCACATTAGGCTGGGATCAGGGGCGCACGGGGCGTACGCTCACCTTGCTGGAGGTCGTCGGAACGGTACGCCAGTGGCCCGGCATGTGCTACAGCTTGAGTTAG
- a CDS encoding UvrD-helicase domain-containing protein: MPVQGGGTFLVGDVKQAIYGWRGGDARLFDEVMTQPSLTAMTSVQTSTLPHNWRSRPEIIQFNNALFGPLEEPDTAFAMAEAMLGNAPEPAMHQLGTAIETAFAGAAQKIPNKTYKATGYVRLSRIEAETKDDLMEAVRREMQSLFEDLTTRRRPADMAVLVRSNSEAALVASWLIDWGIPVITENSLRLAEHPLVRQLTALLRFLDYPLDDLALWEFLSGDEIFLSRAGIAKDDLTNWLAERDRGSLYPKFQKDFPEISARFVSRYVKKAGFMTPYDMVTEAVADFGVLERHPQDAAFVRRFMEVVHAAEQVGRQSIAAFLEYWDASGGEEKVPLPDTVDAVRIMTMHQSKGLQFPVVVVPFHHWRFSTGDAPVPFEFQGMRLLAPPCKEMDDTYWELASRTLLEQLNLLYVAWTRPEEELYALLTGSSRTKIRPFVKALEILLAHHPFDESGSHPVYEHGQRPEASDKALAQGDQDSTEASLAPSDPAISGEPEAPMSWLPRLKIHRHFALDAPLDALLGGGPTYDARARGTLIHDAMDRLGSSGIADTTQAVRAAISTHADILPPGDESRSTIQAEVEGILRWAVELPNFQGWVKRGLPECPILDAEGNEHRPDLLVLDPDETIVVEYKTGTPDPAHRDQVRRYMKLLAAMDNVAPTMRAVIVYLDQRSLTEVRP, from the coding sequence ATGCCTGTCCAAGGGGGGGGGACCTTCCTTGTCGGCGATGTCAAACAGGCCATCTACGGCTGGCGAGGCGGCGACGCACGACTTTTCGACGAGGTCATGACCCAGCCCTCGCTGACCGCCATGACCTCGGTCCAGACAAGCACCCTGCCCCATAACTGGCGCAGCCGACCGGAAATCATCCAGTTCAACAATGCCCTCTTTGGCCCATTGGAAGAGCCGGATACGGCTTTTGCCATGGCCGAGGCCATGCTGGGCAATGCGCCCGAACCGGCCATGCACCAACTGGGTACAGCCATAGAGACCGCTTTTGCCGGAGCCGCTCAAAAAATCCCGAACAAGACCTACAAGGCCACTGGCTATGTGCGCCTGTCCCGTATCGAGGCCGAGACAAAGGATGACCTGATGGAGGCCGTCCGCCGAGAGATGCAATCCCTGTTCGAGGATTTGACCACCCGCCGACGCCCGGCGGATATGGCCGTACTGGTGCGTTCCAACAGCGAGGCCGCACTGGTGGCAAGCTGGCTCATTGATTGGGGCATCCCCGTCATCACCGAAAACAGCCTGCGCCTTGCCGAACATCCGCTGGTGCGACAGTTGACGGCTCTGCTCCGTTTTCTTGACTATCCGCTGGACGACCTGGCTCTATGGGAATTCCTGTCCGGCGATGAAATCTTCCTGAGCCGCGCCGGAATCGCCAAAGATGATCTCACCAACTGGCTGGCAGAGAGGGATCGTGGCTCCCTCTACCCAAAGTTCCAGAAGGATTTCCCCGAAATTTCAGCGCGCTTCGTCTCTCGCTACGTGAAAAAAGCCGGTTTCATGACGCCATACGACATGGTCACCGAGGCCGTAGCCGACTTCGGCGTGCTGGAGCGCCATCCGCAGGACGCAGCCTTCGTGCGCCGCTTCATGGAGGTGGTGCACGCCGCCGAACAAGTCGGGCGGCAGTCCATCGCCGCTTTCCTGGAATACTGGGACGCCAGCGGTGGAGAGGAAAAGGTACCTCTGCCCGACACGGTAGACGCCGTGCGAATCATGACCATGCACCAATCCAAAGGCCTGCAGTTCCCGGTGGTGGTCGTACCCTTCCATCACTGGCGATTCAGCACCGGCGACGCCCCTGTGCCCTTTGAATTTCAGGGCATGCGCCTACTGGCTCCCCCATGCAAGGAAATGGACGACACATACTGGGAGCTGGCCTCACGCACCCTGCTGGAGCAGCTGAACCTGCTGTACGTGGCCTGGACCCGCCCGGAAGAAGAGCTCTATGCCCTGCTGACCGGTAGCTCCCGCACCAAAATCCGCCCCTTTGTAAAGGCCCTGGAAATTCTGCTGGCCCATCATCCCTTTGACGAAAGCGGGAGCCATCCAGTCTATGAACACGGTCAACGCCCCGAAGCCAGCGACAAGGCCCTCGCACAAGGCGATCAGGACAGTACCGAAGCCAGCCTCGCCCCCTCCGATCCAGCGATCAGCGGCGAACCCGAGGCACCCATGTCCTGGCTGCCCCGCCTGAAAATTCACCGTCATTTTGCACTGGATGCCCCTCTGGACGCCCTGCTGGGCGGTGGCCCCACCTATGACGCCCGCGCACGTGGCACACTGATTCACGATGCCATGGACCGGCTGGGCTCATCCGGCATCGCCGACACCACACAGGCTGTTCGCGCTGCCATCAGCACCCATGCCGATATCCTGCCCCCGGGCGACGAATCCCGGTCAACCATCCAGGCCGAAGTGGAAGGCATACTCCGCTGGGCCGTTGAGCTTCCCAATTTCCAAGGCTGGGTGAAACGCGGATTGCCCGAGTGTCCCATCCTGGATGCCGAGGGCAACGAACATCGCCCCGACCTGCTGGTGCTGGACCCGGACGAGACCATCGTCGTGGAATACAAGACCGGCACCCCGGATCCGGCGCACAGGGATCAGGTCCGGCGCTACATGAAGCTTCTGGCTGCCATGGACAATGTGGCTCCAACCATGCGCGCCGTCATCGTCTATCTGGACCAACGAAGCCTTACAGAGGTACGGCCATGA
- a CDS encoding tyrosine recombinase XerC, whose product MDVEKGYSPATVAAYARDLEQFQGYLESRELTLDNPGAITRSHVRGFMADLHRQRTAKSSVARKLSSLRSLFKYLAKSGLVASNPVAGVKNPKQEQRHPKALNVDQALALMVAGVPDGPRGLRDLALAEVLYGSGLRVSEALGLDLDDVDLNSSVVRVMGKGSKERVSPLSDAGRERLRTYMAERGEFTASVTEKALFLGDKGARLQRRQANRILERLAKLAGLPEHVHPHMLRHSFATHLLESGADLRSVQELLGHERLTTTQRYTHLTLDKLMRVYDNAHPKSGARRKKK is encoded by the coding sequence ATGGATGTGGAAAAGGGCTACAGCCCGGCCACAGTGGCAGCCTATGCGCGTGATCTGGAACAGTTTCAGGGCTATCTGGAATCGCGGGAATTGACTCTGGACAATCCCGGAGCCATTACCCGGTCCCATGTGCGAGGCTTCATGGCTGATTTGCATCGCCAGCGTACGGCCAAATCCTCTGTGGCTCGGAAACTGTCCTCTCTGCGGTCATTGTTCAAATATCTCGCCAAGTCCGGCCTGGTTGCGTCCAATCCCGTAGCCGGAGTCAAGAATCCCAAGCAGGAACAGCGCCATCCCAAGGCTTTGAATGTAGATCAGGCATTGGCATTAATGGTGGCGGGCGTACCGGACGGTCCGCGAGGACTTCGCGATCTGGCCTTGGCCGAAGTACTCTATGGTTCGGGGCTGCGTGTGTCCGAGGCCCTTGGGCTGGACTTGGATGATGTGGACCTGAATTCCTCGGTGGTGCGGGTCATGGGCAAGGGGTCCAAGGAGCGGGTCTCCCCATTGTCGGATGCCGGGCGTGAGCGCTTGCGGACTTATATGGCTGAGCGGGGAGAGTTTACTGCCAGCGTCACGGAGAAGGCTCTGTTTCTGGGGGACAAGGGCGCGCGGCTTCAACGGAGGCAGGCGAACAGGATTCTTGAACGTCTGGCAAAGTTGGCCGGATTGCCGGAGCATGTGCATCCACACATGCTGCGCCACAGTTTTGCCACACACCTGCTGGAATCGGGTGCGGATCTACGGAGTGTTCAGGAACTATTGGGGCATGAACGATTGACCACGACTCAGCGCTATACACATCTGACGCTGGATAAGCTGATGCGGGTTTATGACAACGCGCATCCCAAGTCGGGAGCCAGGCGAAAAAAGAAATGA